ACTTCACCCGccctccccaacaccctcaaGTTCCAAGCAATTCTAATAAAGAAATAACCCAGCTGACTTGAattcttcctccctctctttatATTTACAGAAGGATAGTGGTTGGCAGTTCCAAATTTGAGGAAagaatgagtgcatgtgtgacctCTCAGATCAAACTATTCTGCAGTAAACCCACAACATGCACAATTACCAGCACATCTTATGGCCCTGATGACATTACCTTATGAATTAAAACTGCTGGGAGGCAGCTAGGAATCAGGCAAAGCCTTTCACTCCATTGAGAACATCATGATGCAGAGTATATTTTTTTGCCAACATCTTAGTGAAGCATTTAGGGAGatttttgactttttaaaaaaaatcagtgtaAATGTAAGTTCTGGCTGTTGGTCTGTGTAAAGTAGCCCCCAAAGCTAACCATTCCTGCCAATATGAGCCTGGTCCCCCATTGTAGGGCATGATTTACAACACAATATCAGTGCCCAAAAACAAGTAATTTTGAAGCGCTAACAGGTAAGAAAGGGAAGCCTTTAAATGAGCAAGTAGTACATCTACTTTTAGTAGACTCAGCAATATGTGGTAATACAGTCCCTTTTAACAACTTGTGACCTGCACATTTTGTTTTGGTCAAGGCTCTTACTCAAATCACCTGTTCGATCAGAAGCCACTATTTGGAGGCTTTGAATTGGAATGTTTCTTTAAAATTCAATAGGATGAAGTCACTTCATTTTATGTGGAGTTCACTCTCCATTCACAGTGTTACACCGTTATACATACAAATCCCAGGATTTGAGGTCTGCTTCCTTCTGGTATCTGCTGGCTGAGACCAATGTTCCACGGGCTACACATGGCATTTTCCTCTCTCCAATTTTTAACCGTTTCCGTTAAATAAAATATTGGAGGGCAGGAAACATAGTTTCAACATTTTGGTCACCAGAACTTTTCCACAGAATATTTTCAAAATTGATTAGCAAAAATAAACCAATAAATAAATCTTGCTTCACATTGTGCTGGTGCAGTATTTATCTACTGATCACAGTTACAAACGTAGCACTTCATCATGGGCTAGACTAGTACTACTATAGTCACATACCAGTATAGTTCCAGCTCATGGGACTGGCTTGAGCTAAATCAACCTATGCTGCAAGCCTCTGGTGAATTTTCCCCAGATTCTAGTATAGCCAGGAAATACTTTACATGAGGGATTGGCAAAACATTGAACTAACAGGGCAGCCCACCATTACCTTCAGGAAGTTTGCGGCCTGTTCAGAAGTGGAAAGCCCCAATATCTTGGTCACACACCAGATCAAACCTGTTCAGATGGCCCTAAGAATGGGAATATGACAGAGTGGAGGAAATTAAGAGGGACAGACCAGAGAGGAAGAGTGGCAAGATCTTTGCACATCTGTAGCCAGTCAGGACATTTTAGAAACATGAAGCTTATGTAGAAATACTCAGTCATGTTAATCAGATGTTTGTGCAGCACTGCATCATGCTCTGGGGCGATTTTGGAAGTCCAGGTATGAGAGTGTGCAACGTGACCCACTAATCTTCATATCTTCCAGTTAAAATGCACCAGCATTTGATTTAGCAAAAATGTTAAGTATCTTAGGTTTATGTTAGAGAAAATAGATCTAATGTACCCAAACGGCCCTTACCATCCTCTCCCAGAATTAACTGAACAGCTCTTTCTGCCATTCATTCACCAATTTGTCTCTCCACTAAATGGACTCAGTTCTTTCTTTGGGATGGAGGTACGAGATGCTCTGGTAATTCACCGGGCAAATCATATCCTTCGAGTTTTATCTTAATCAGGTGACAGGCCAAAGCAAATTCCTCATCATCCAGCATTCCATCCCGATCGTTGTCAGCCAGTTTCCAGATCTTCCCCAAGACAGTGTTTGGCAATTTAGACTTGACCATTTCTTTCTTTGCATTGTTCCCGCTGATTTTGCCATTAATTGGTGAGAGCATGTAGAAAATTTCATCATACTTTGACTTCTCCCTTGCCACAATCCACTCACTCTCATCTATTCCTGCGCCGGCACCCTCACCATACCCTTCATTAAAGGGCCCGTTAAGGTTGCCATCAAATGCCCCGCCCGTCACAGCCTGTGCTGGCTTGCTCGCCTCTTCTTGCCGGATCAGGTTCATCAGTTCAGCAATGTGATTGGCCAACATCTCATCCACTGCCTCCAGCAGCTTGGGTTTCAGAGTATGAAACTTGCTGAAGTCACAGGACTGCAGCATTTCCTgccaaagcaaaaaaaaattaaacattaaaTAGCAGCAAAATCGAGTCAGTCCTGGCCACTAGTCCTTTCATATTCTGATCGAGGAACTACAAAATTTGTCCAGTTGCCAAATCACCAAGTATCATCTACTCAATCTGAATATTTGTCAATATTACAGAGTAACACAACATGGAGGGTTTGTTCTGCTGTTAGATTAGTTGCATTTAAGCAAAAGTTCGATAAACAAAGAGGAGAAACTTATGCCGGTAGGATTAGAAGAATGGGAAGAGGTTCATGTGCAGCATGAATGCCAATCTTCCATCCATACTAATATATCATCCCAACATCATAAGCTCTTACCTTTAAGTGAATTACTGAATTAGGCAGCAGAAGACATTCTGATGATTCATAATAGGTTTGTGATACAACAGCTCAGCACAAACACTACTCTTCCCTTCTCGAACCTCTCATTGGCCAGGAGCCTCCCCCACTGGGAAGAAACCCAGCTCTTAAATACAAGCTTCAATGAGCATCACCTGCTCTCAATTCACCGTGAAGCTAGCCTTGATTTACCCTTTCCAACATTGACAACATCATGTGATAAcctttttatgtggcaccttattgaatgccttttggaaattcaaatacTGGTtttcctgcttgttacatccttaaagaactcaaaataaatttgtcaaacaccatttctctttcacaaaaccacgttaATCCTGCCTGACTGCTATGATTTGCTAAATATCCTGCTGCTACCTCATTAATAAtgaattctaacattttcccaatgacagatgtttaaGTCGCGTATATTTCCTGCAATCTGtttccctcttttttttttgaacagTTGTGTTACatgtgcagttttccaatccattggCACCTTTCCAGAACCTCGGGActagattacaaccaatgcatccactatctctgcagcataACCCGAGGATACAGGCCACATTTTAGCCCTATTAGTTTTCCTAGCATTTTTTCATTGTCATTATTTCaagtgcctccctcccttttaccCTTTGATTTTGTACTGTTCTTGGGATGCTTGGAGGAACCGTAAACCAAAATAACTGAATTTGTCAAAAGACACCCAAATGAAAAAGTTATCAATGAAATTTCACTTTTTGTCATTTTTACTTTAACACAAATAAGAACCAACAGaacttaaacatgaattaacagacaaATGATTCTTCAAATAAAAGGTTAAATTTCAtagcctggggaagatgctctttcggagagtcgatgcagacttgataaaCCGAATGGATTCCCTCTGCACCTTAGGGGTTCTATTCTGTGGAATACCCCAGTTCACGATTTGGTCATTTCTGGGAATACACCCAGCCCTTTATTGTCTCTGAGCTAATCA
The genomic region above belongs to Mustelus asterias unplaced genomic scaffold, sMusAst1.hap1.1 HAP1_SCAFFOLD_3365, whole genome shotgun sequence and contains:
- the LOC144490495 gene encoding EH domain-containing protein 1-like encodes the protein MPAMFGKEVKKKEMISRLPEIYFTLQQEHNISAGDFPNVRKMQEMLQSCDFSKFHTLKPKLLEAVDEMLANHIAELMNLIRQEEASKPAQAVTGGAFDGNLNGPFNEGYGEGAGAGIDESEWIVAREKSKYDEIFYMLSPINGKISGNNAKKEMVKSKLPNTVLGKIWKLADNDRDGMLDDEEFALACHLIKIKLEGYDLPGELPEHLVPPSQRKN